The following coding sequences lie in one Arachis hypogaea cultivar Tifrunner chromosome 4, arahy.Tifrunner.gnm2.J5K5, whole genome shotgun sequence genomic window:
- the LOC112796513 gene encoding copper-transporting ATPase RAN1, whose protein sequence is MAPSRSRDVQLTSIAGAADDDAGDLEEVRLLDSYDSRDGIDDGGMRRIQVRVTGMTCAACSTSVESALCAVNGVITASVALLQNKADVVFNPALVKDEDIKNAIEDAGFEAEILPEPSTTGKMPHGTLVGQFIIGGMTCAACVNSMEGILRDLPGVKRAVVALATSLGEVEYDPSVIGKDDIVNAIEDAGFEGSFVQSSEQDKVVFEVVGVYSLIDTQVLEGVLGSIKGVRQFRFDQISGQLDIVFDPEVLSPRYLVDGIEGRSSGKFKLRVRNPYTRMASKDVEESSAMFRLFVSSLLLSIPLFFMKLVCPHIPMIYSLLLRRCGPFLMGDWLKWGLVSIIQFVIGKRFYIAAARALKNGSTNMDVLVAVGTTASYTYSVCALLYGALTGFRAPVYFETSAMLITFVLLGKYLECLAKGKTSDAIKKLVELAPATALLIIKDKGGRSIEEKEIDSLLVQPGDMLKVVPGTKIPADGIVTWGSSYVNESMVTGEAVPVQKEVNASVIGGTINLHGVLHIQATKVGSDTVLSQIISLVETAQMSKAPIQKFADYVASIFVPTVVSLALLTFFSWYGAGSIGAYPEEWLPENGNHFVFALMFSIAVVVIACPCALGLATPTAVMVATGVGANNGVLIKGGDALERAQMVKYVIFDKTGTLTQGKASVTTAKTFTGMQRGEFLRLVASAEASSEHPLAQAIVEYARHFHFFDDSSASDGTQNGAKELKSGWLFDVSDFIALPGRGVQCLIDGKPILVGNRKLMAESGIDISDEVENFVVELEESARTGVLVAYDDIIIGVLGISDPLKREASVVIEGLQKMGVRPVMVTGDNRRTARAVAKEVGIQDVRAEVMPAGKADVVQSFQKDGSIVAMVGDGINDSPALAAADVGMAIGAGTDIAIEAADYVLMRNNLEDVITAIDLSRKTFSRIRLNYVFAIVYNVVAIPVAAGALYPSLRIKLPPWVAGACMALSSVSVVCSSLLLRRYRRPRLTQILEIVVE, encoded by the exons ATGGCGCCGAGTAGAAGCAGAGATGTGCAGCTGACTTCGATCGCCGGCGCCGCAGACGATGACGCCGGCGACTTGGAGGAGGTGCGGCTACTGGACTCCTACGATTCCCGCGACGGAATTGACGACGGCGGAATGAGGCGGATTCAGGTGAGGGTCACCGGGATGACCTGTGCTGCATGCTCCACCTCCGTCGAATCGGCTCTCTGCGCCGTCAACGGTGTAATTACCGCCTCCGTTGCTCTTCTTCAGAACAAAGCCGATGTAGTTTTCAACCCAGCTCTGGTCAAG GATGAAGACATAAAAAATGCAATTGAAGATGCGGGGTTTGAAGCAGAAATATTACCAGAACCCAGCACAACTGGAAAGATGCCACATGGAACACTTGTGGGACAATTCATAATCGGAGGTATGACATGTGCGGCCTGTGTAAATTCCATGGAAGGCATTTTGAGAGATCTTCCAGGGGTCAAGAGGGCTGTAGTGGCTTTGGCTACTTCGTTAGGCGAAGTTGAATATGATCCGAGTGTAATAGGTAAAGATGATATAGTCAATGCAATTGAAGATGCTGGTTTTGAAGGTTCATTTGTTCAGAGCAGTGAACAGGATAAAGTAGTTTTTGAGGTGGTTGGTGTGTATAGTCTGATTGACACTCAAGTTTTAGAAGGTGTGCTTGGCAGCATCAAAGGAGTAAGGCAGTTTCGTTTTGATCAGATATCAGGTCAATTGGATATTGTCTTTGATCCTGAAGTTCTCAGTCCTAGATACTTAGTTGATGGGATTGAAGGGAGAAGCAGTGGAAAATTTAAATTACGTGTTAGAAACCCTTATACAAGGATGGCTTCTAAAGATGTTGAGGAGAGCTCAGCTATGTTTCGGCTCTTCGTCTCTAGTTTGCTTCTTAGT ATTCCTCTCTTCTTCATGAAGCTAGTATGTCCTCATATACCAATGATATATTCTTTACTACTCCGGAGATGCGGGCCTTTCCTTATGGGTGATTGGTTGAAGTGGGGATTGGTGAGTATCATTCAATTTGTCATTGGGAAGCGTTTCTACATTGCTGCTGCCAGAGCTCTTAAAAATGGTTCGACAAACATGGATGTTCTAGTTGCTGTAGGAACTACTGCATCTTATACTTATTCTGTTTGTGCTCTTCTATATGGTGCTCTTACTGGATTTAGGGCTCCAGTATACTTTGAAACAAGTGCCATGCTCATAACATTTGTATTGTTGGGCAAGTATTTGGAATGCCTTGCCAAGGGGAAGACATCAGATGCCATCAAGAAGTTAGTAGAACTTGCTCCTGCAACAGCTTTATTGATTATCAAAGATAAAG GTGGTAGatctattgaagaaaaggaaattGATTCCTTGCTCGTTCAACCTGGTGACATGCTAAAAGTTGTTCCTGGTACAAAGATTCCTGCCGATGGAATCGTTACTTGGGGATCAAGTTATGTCAATGAAAGCATGGTAACAGGGGAAGCTGTACCTGTTCAGAAGGAGGTGAATGCATCGGTGATTGGTGGTACAATAAATTTGCATGGTGTCCTTCACATTCAAGCTACCAAAGTAGGATCTGATACAGTTTTGAGTCAGATAATTAGTTTAGTTGAGACAGCACAGATGTCCAAAGCTCCAATTCAGAAATTTGCTGATTAT GTTGCAAGTATATTTGTTCCTACAGTTGTTTCTTTGGCATTATTGACATTTTTCTCTTG GTATGGTGCTGGGTCTATTGGAGCTTATCCTGAGGAATGGCTGCCGGAAAATGGAAATCACTTTGTTTTTGCTCTAATGTTCTCAATAGCTGTCGTAGTGATTGCATGTCCCTGTGCGCTTGGCTTGGCAACACCAACAGCTGTCATGGTGGCGACAGGGGTTGGGGCTAACAATGGAGTGCTAATTAAAGGAGGAGATGCTTTGGAAAGAGCTCAGATGGTGAAGTATGTGATATTTGATAAAACAGGAACTCTGACACAAGGAAAAGCTAGTGTTACTACTGCCAAGACATTCACAGGAATGCAACGGGGAGAATTTCTCAGATTGGTGGCTTCTGCTGAG GCTAGCAGTGAACATCCACTGGCACAAGCAATAGTAGAATATGCACGTCATTTTCATTTCTTTGATGACTCTTCTGCTTCTGATGGTACCCAAAATGGTGCCAAGGAGTTGAAATCTGGGTGGCTTTTTGATGTCTCAGATTTCATTGCTCTTCCTGGAAGAGGTGTTCAATGCCTTATAGATGGGAAACCTATTTTG GTTGGTAACAGGAAGCTCATGGCAGAAAGTGGCATAGATATCTCAGATGAAGTGGAAAATTTTGTGGTAGAGCTGGAAGAAAGTGCAAGGACAGGGGTACTAGTAGCATATGATGATATAATAATTGGAGTCTTGGGGATTTCAGATCCACTAAAGAGAGAAGCATCTGTAGTTATAGAAGGGCTCCAGAAAATGGGTGTCAGACCTGTTATGGTTACAGGAGATAACCGGAGAACTGCTCGCGCTGTGGCCAAGGAG GTTGGCATCCAAGATGTTAGGGCAGAGGTTATGCCTGCTGGAAAAGCTGATGTTGTTCAATCATTCCAAAAAGACGGAAGCATAGTAGCAATGGTTGGTGATGGTATCAATGACTCTCCTGCATTAGCTGCTGCTGATGTTGGTATGGCAATAGGGGCTGGAACAGATATTGCAATAGAAGCTGCTGATTACGTGTTGATGCGAAACAACTTGGAAGACGTGATCACCGCCATTGATCTTTCCCGGAAGACCTTCTCCCGTATTCGGTTGAACTATGTATTTGCAATTGTGTATAATGTTGTGGCTATACCAGTTGCTGCTGGGGCTTTGTATCCTTC